The Triticum urartu cultivar G1812 chromosome 6, Tu2.1, whole genome shotgun sequence genome includes the window cccccactaacaTATTTCTCTCAACATACAACATGTCATCTCATCATTCAACATGCATAGAAAAAGGCTcacaaaacatgcaactatgtaTATTAAAAATCCACTTCAACATgcaaacatgcatgcatgtacAATTCCATTCTATTATGATATTTAAATCAAATTATTATATACTTTCAAAAACTATTATTTCAAATATTCATGTTCCATATAACCAAAACTTCATTGAAATATTGCAAAACATTCCTGCAACAACGTGCGGAGCACCATCTGGTTTTATAAAATATTGTACCTATATATCtgagaaaagtatacttttcgtcTCTTAATTCCCCGGTAAAATAAAATGATAGGACCATTTAGTTACGTACATCCCATGCCCAAGATCAGCGCCACGTGGGCTAGGCCACCTAAAGTCACATCCGGAGGTCGCAACCATTGGCTTGAAGTAAGTTCGATTGCATATTGAAAGAATGAAGTGAATTTGGTTTCTAACAGCGGCATTTTTCTTGTTACATATGAGCTTAGCTTTGGCGGCAATATCGATCAATCTGGCGGGTAGTAATCATCATAATCGTGCATTCTTAAAAAGTTGATCCCAATTCTTTTAACATGCAAAGTGTCCACCTCAACATCCCACTAAGCCATGCATTTAAGTCTTATGTCCCACTAAGCCAATTAAAATCAGCCACATAAGCGAGTCATGCATTTAACTTATAAATTACAATTATTTTTAATTGCATTAGTCTATGCATGTAAGCTGCCACATCTTACATTCATGTTATCATGTAACTCCGAAGTTTTTATTCTACTTTTAAACACTTTTTTTATTAATTTTTAAGCTCACTTCAACGTCCTACTAAGTCATGCATTTAAGTCTTCTCCCCCACTAAGTCATGCAAAATCAACCACATAAGCAAGTCATGCATTAACTTATAAATTACAATTGTTTTCAATTGCATTAGTCTATGCATGTAACACTGCCACGTCATACATTCATATTAGTCATTCTTCACATTTTTTTAATGACATTTTTAACTGTAATTCAAAAgtttttattttacttttagACTCTTTCTTCTATTGATTTTCAAGCTTATACTTTCTTTTCATTAGATATAGTTATTTTTAGCAACTATTTACACATTTTTTAATAAAGTTACCGCAACAACGCGTGGGGCATTATCTAGTTAAAGCAATTTATGTATCGGAAATAGACAATGGGCCTCGGGTCCCATTACACCCAAAATGAAAGAAAATATTAGAAAGTTCAAAAAGAGTCAAAAATTCCTTAATCTTTTTGGAATCAAACATGATCAAGCATTACACTCGTGAAATTTTTTGTGAAGGACTAGCTTCGATCGACTCCACGGCCAAGAAAACAAATCTGAGATTACAAAAGGCATGAATAGTAACTTATGTATAGTGTCGAGTTTGTTTGTTTGTTCTCCCAGAATACCACAATAGTCATTCCTCTATGAAACTTTTCACACGGGTATTGCactagatcatgttcattgcaataaaGTTCTAGAAATTCCTGACTCTTTTTGATTTTTCTATAACTGTTTTTCCATTTCGAGTGCATTGGTCCCATGTTCCAAAGATCCGCGTTGaggtctaaaaagaaaaatatccTCCTTAATTTGTGTACACTCTTTATATTTTCCGGAAAAAAACGATCTAGAGGAAAAGGGCATAGAAAACGCTGTCCACGTCATCAGCCGGACGTGAGCACGTCAGAGCAGAGGCATGAAACCAGCCATATTGGGCAGGGACGCGTGAAGCTTGCATGCATGCACAACTTTTCCACCTCCGTCGATGAGTGCTCTAACGGCAGCTACACTACATATACCCCGTACCGCTCGTTCCATAGCTCATCAAGCAACTCGATCGGCCACTCCACTAAGAACACATTAAAATGGACGCCCAGAACAAGGAGGTGGACGCCCTGGTCCAGAAGATCACCGGCCTCCACGCCGCCATCGCCAAGCTGCCCTCGCTCAGCCCGTGCCCCGCCGTCGACGCGCTCTTCACCGACCTCGTCACCGCGTGCGTCCCCCCGAGCCCCGTGGACGTGACCGAGCTCGGCCCGGAGGCGCAAGCGATGCGCGAGGGCCTCATCCGCCTCTGCTCCGAGGCCGAGGGGAAGCTGGAGGCGCACTACTCCGACATGCTCGCCGCCTTCGACAACCCGCTCGACCACCTCGGCGTCTTCCCCTACTACAGCAACTACATCAACCTCAGCAAGCTGGAGTACGAGCTCCTGTCGCGCTACGTGCCCGGCGGCATCGCCCCGGCCCGTGTCGCCTTCATCGGCTCCGGCCCGCTGCCGTTCAGCTCCTACGTCCTCGCCGCGCGCCACCTGCCCGACACGGTGTTCGACAACTACGACCTGTGCGGCGCGGCCAACGCCCGCGCGAGCAGGTTGTTCCGCGCGGACAGGGACGTGGGCGCCCGCATGTCGTTCCACACCGCCGACGTCGCGGACCTCACCGACGTGCTCGCTACGTATGATGTCGTCTTCCTGGCCGCGCTCGTGGGCATGGCGGCCGAGGACAAGGCCAAGGTGATCGCGCACCTTGGCGCGCACATGGCGGACGGGGCGGCCCTCGTCGTGCGCAGCGCGCACGGGGCGCGTGGGTTCCTGTACCCGATCGTCGATCCCCAGGACATCGGCCGAGGCGGGTTCGAGGTGCTCGCCGTGTGTCACCCAGACGACGACGTGGTGAACTCCGTCATCATCGCGCAAAAGACCAACGACGTGCATGAGTATGGACTTGGCAACGGGCGTGGTGGACGGTACGCGCGGGGCACGGTGCCGGTGGTCAGCCCGCCCTGCAGGTTCGGCGAGATGGTGGCGGACGTGACCCAGAAGAGAGAGGAGTTTGCCAACGCGGAACTGGCCTTCTGATCGCTGTGAGGTCATCGTCCGTACCCGGCTGCTAAATTGCTTGCAATCGTACAGTACGTGGTAATTTTCCTACTCCCGCTAGTGCTATCTATGTATGCATTTCAATTAATGTGTTGTTTGTACCCAATAATGTCGGTGTGGTGTTTACACGTGCATGTCTTGTACACTCAGTTTCCGAAAGGCAGGGTAGATCAGGATAGTGTGCAATGGAACATTATGTGTTGTTGTAGGTGTATGAGTTGGGAATAAGATGATTTTCGTTCACaaataccccccccccccccccccccccccccccggtcccATAATGTTAGCTCACAAAAACGCCTTACAGtgtgggatggagggagtacgaTGTAATCATTGTCTTATTCATATCCAAGTACATTTGTCCGGTTGTCAAGTTGCTCACTAAGTCTGATAGATAATGTGCGTTGCCTTTGACCTCTAAATCCATCCATGGCTCGACAAGCACTGTCAGGGGGGTCAGCTTCATGATTTCTGTTGGTGACTTTTGTCGGGGACTATGTAAATTGGAATCTTCGATGTTACAGGCGTGACCGTGATGAACCTTACCGGCATTGTTCATTTTATATACTAGTACAACACCCATATTGTGTTGTACAAATGACTATGACCCTACTTGAGATCACATCCCCTATCCTATGGGGCATACCACGTAGGATGGTCAACGCAAGTCAAGATGAGTTAACAAAAAGCAAGCCCAATCAATAATAATCCAAGAAAGCTTCCGTGGGTCCGAGCAAGCCACCCCAGTCGATGAAAGTCCAGTCAAGCCTTCATGGTCAACAAGTCCCAAAAAAGGAAGACCGCGTAAAAGAATaagtgaaagaaaaaaaaaaaagaCCATATGAAAGAATAAGTGAAAGATCAACACAAAGGACCAAAGAAGCACAAAACCCAAGCAAGAAGGCCTTGTATGGTGGAGAGAATCTCTCCCTAAATGGGTCTCGCACAAAAGCCCTATCGATCCTACGTAGTAGCATCAATAGAGTTTATGCACATCCTCCTCTCAAGACCAAGCCCTTCCGCGAGGAGTTGATTCAAGACATCCTCAAAATAAGAATCTTCCTTGTTGAAACTTCCTCTTGTATCGTGAAAATCAACGAACCAGGTGTAGTGGATTTTGGTTTCAATCTAGAGTGTATTGATACTTGAGTTATATCTCCAAAGGCTATGTGTCACTGAATCTCATTTTTTAGTAGGCATCGTCAGTTATCTCTCCAATTCATGAATATCAGGACTGGGTGCGGTATCAGATTG containing:
- the LOC125513000 gene encoding probable nicotianamine synthase 4; this encodes MDAQNKEVDALVQKITGLHAAIAKLPSLSPCPAVDALFTDLVTACVPPSPVDVTELGPEAQAMREGLIRLCSEAEGKLEAHYSDMLAAFDNPLDHLGVFPYYSNYINLSKLEYELLSRYVPGGIAPARVAFIGSGPLPFSSYVLAARHLPDTVFDNYDLCGAANARASRLFRADRDVGARMSFHTADVADLTDVLATYDVVFLAALVGMAAEDKAKVIAHLGAHMADGAALVVRSAHGARGFLYPIVDPQDIGRGGFEVLAVCHPDDDVVNSVIIAQKTNDVHEYGLGNGRGGRYARGTVPVVSPPCRFGEMVADVTQKREEFANAELAF